The proteins below are encoded in one region of Alistipes communis:
- a CDS encoding DUF5683 domain-containing protein: MNYRIFRVLTLLFIGSAIQSSAQNSSALKPQWIGNVPRNHSGFYFVEVHSDIASSLSGARTSIMQELSAGVERTDKVSVREIYEDSSTQQYSSDRMHGYSSDFYQLELQVDGESQPIRSRRIDEYWKTSFRGGSKIYDYYALYAVERQGHHADFSIISTTSSYGARGLWRSAIIPGWGQFHKGANLKGGLILGGCAALAAGIVFTESQRSDYARKIAQTHNINHIKTYSTKADHFATARNICIGAAAALYVYNLIDAIAAPGARRIVVHRRNGNGQTYSFVPAMMPDGSAGMIAAVTF, encoded by the coding sequence ATGAACTATCGAATTTTCAGAGTACTTACCCTTTTATTTATAGGGAGTGCCATACAATCTTCAGCTCAAAATAGTTCGGCATTGAAACCTCAATGGATCGGAAATGTACCTCGCAATCATTCCGGGTTCTATTTTGTAGAGGTGCATTCCGACATAGCAAGTTCTTTATCTGGAGCCAGAACATCCATCATGCAGGAATTATCTGCCGGAGTCGAACGTACGGACAAGGTTTCGGTAAGAGAGATTTATGAAGATTCTTCGACACAGCAATATTCTTCGGACAGGATGCATGGTTATTCCTCCGATTTTTATCAATTGGAGTTGCAGGTAGACGGAGAATCGCAGCCGATACGATCCCGGCGTATCGACGAATATTGGAAAACTTCATTTCGCGGAGGATCGAAAATATACGATTATTATGCTCTTTACGCTGTTGAGAGACAAGGACATCATGCCGATTTTTCGATTATCTCGACAACGTCATCCTACGGCGCCCGCGGACTGTGGCGGTCGGCGATCATTCCGGGCTGGGGCCAATTCCACAAAGGAGCCAATCTCAAGGGCGGCCTGATCCTCGGGGGTTGTGCGGCATTAGCGGCAGGAATCGTTTTTACCGAAAGCCAGCGTTCGGACTATGCCCGGAAAATAGCCCAAACACACAATATAAATCACATAAAAACTTATTCGACCAAAGCCGACCATTTCGCTACTGCACGCAATATTTGCATCGGAGCCGCCGCCGCACTCTACGTCTATAATTTAATCGATGCGATAGCGGCTCCCGGAGCACGACGTATCGTAGTCCATCGAAGAAATGGAAATGGACAAACATACTCATTCGTGCCGGCTATGATGCCGGACGGTAGTGCCGGAATGATCGCAGCGGTTACTTTTTAA
- a CDS encoding BACON domain-containing protein, translating into MKRLSLFLLVLLCFGCSESEVDTFGGIAGTVADEITKEPLAGVKVSLTPGGTSQVTGTEGNFLFDNIDPQEYTLTFTKDDYVSQTQKVSVKAGTASNVQISMEPITPILNVMPEELDFGEETATLAIDITNAGKGTLQWNIDEDIAWLSCSPVSGTTNKESSPVVVTVSRTEMDRGDYNGMIVVTSNGGSQKIPVSMSVESVNLEIEPEELNFGSLTNSLQLTLKNTGSGTLKYTVESSNEWLVLNKESGSVTKTDYLEAIVTREGLSAGKYNATISFSVSGGNVVVPVKMEVAVNEKPTVSVENATDATYNSAVLHGTMVSVGSSKVTKYGFCWSEQPTPTLEDSYSNLGDCTAPTAFESVANDLKSDTKYYFRAYAENNVGIVYSEKELTFTTAGLPTLPSVTSGAVTEITSTTAVAKGNITSLGNVGKVTAYGHVWSKTAEPTLQTGKYTNLGEATETMAFTSEITGLESHTIYYIRAYATNEKGTAYGEENVFTTAKNDVRLTTSDVTEIVHNAATCGGVIADNGGHTIEERGVCWSTKSAPTVEDNYTVADNDKLSALVSRSTPSSVKTRTEYVTRAEDRFSCRITELAKETNYYVRAYVRTSEGNIFYGNEKQFTTTEEVALPSLTEITVSNIQTTSATVVSKIESDGNSAISECGFCYSKGAAPTVESGTKIACDPSSAELGKNITGLEEGTTYHIRAYAKNAMGVAYSKEAEFTTLAVTVPKLSPVVVENVGRTTAYASATIAETGNASITECGFCWATNPYPTIYDNKVPCEVGNSFKTKLQDLPLLTTVYVRAYAINSKGTGYSDDASFTTTDTDIDIWDGVSVATKFGGGMGTESDPIIINSADQLRLLLDRVSSGTTYSGVVFKMTTNIGLNNHAWSRSGTFAGTFDGNNMLLTGVTSSIFSAVSGTVMNIQISGTSQNAGICLTNTGTITNCVNDCFITSNSNNIAGICLSNSGKIESCTNKGKIQSTGYNVITGGIVATNSDNGIIDGCINYGSISGNGIVGGIVAESSKSASSGTFDCGRIQNCSNFGIISGDDAGGIIGCVELIYTGSNMAASSMRLTSSIANSFNCGDITGNNRGGICGRIKLYCCAHNNRYGNYFYFKTIVNVFNCINNSNCTICGHYSLDYPSGGYNFKDSDSGMFLSGTTYWLYDVANNIGQEYAIENDKSYDIAHWYTRTTSGCFLQGNSTDIVSLLNNWVSSNSGTTTYKRWKYDTVDGYACPVLE; encoded by the coding sequence ATGAAACGCCTTTCTCTTTTCTTGTTGGTCTTGCTTTGTTTCGGATGTAGCGAGAGCGAAGTGGATACTTTCGGCGGTATCGCCGGTACTGTCGCCGATGAAATAACGAAGGAACCGTTAGCCGGCGTAAAAGTTTCTCTGACACCGGGAGGAACGTCCCAAGTGACCGGTACAGAAGGAAATTTCCTGTTCGATAATATCGACCCACAGGAATATACACTGACTTTCACCAAAGACGATTATGTCAGTCAGACGCAAAAAGTTTCCGTAAAGGCCGGTACGGCATCGAACGTCCAGATTTCGATGGAACCGATCACTCCGATTTTGAATGTAATGCCTGAAGAATTGGATTTCGGGGAGGAAACCGCAACGCTTGCTATCGACATCACCAATGCGGGAAAAGGAACTTTACAATGGAACATCGACGAGGATATCGCATGGCTGTCCTGTTCTCCCGTCAGCGGAACGACCAATAAAGAATCGTCCCCCGTCGTCGTTACGGTTTCGCGTACGGAAATGGATCGCGGTGATTATAACGGAATGATCGTTGTCACCTCGAACGGAGGGAGCCAAAAAATACCCGTTTCTATGTCCGTAGAAAGTGTGAATCTCGAAATCGAACCCGAAGAGTTAAACTTCGGATCGCTTACGAATTCCTTACAACTGACATTGAAAAATACAGGTTCCGGGACTTTGAAATATACGGTCGAATCGTCTAACGAATGGCTGGTATTGAATAAAGAATCCGGGTCGGTAACAAAAACCGATTACTTGGAGGCGATTGTTACACGCGAAGGATTATCCGCTGGAAAGTATAATGCGACGATCTCGTTCTCCGTCTCCGGAGGGAACGTCGTCGTTCCGGTAAAAATGGAGGTCGCCGTAAATGAGAAACCTACGGTATCGGTCGAAAATGCGACCGACGCAACTTACAATAGCGCGGTATTGCACGGGACGATGGTATCGGTCGGAAGTTCGAAAGTGACGAAATACGGATTTTGCTGGAGCGAACAACCTACACCTACACTCGAAGACTCATATTCCAATTTGGGAGATTGCACGGCGCCGACAGCGTTCGAAAGTGTCGCAAACGATCTGAAATCCGATACGAAATATTATTTTCGGGCTTATGCCGAAAACAACGTCGGTATCGTATATAGTGAAAAGGAACTGACATTCACCACTGCCGGATTGCCGACTTTGCCGTCGGTAACGAGCGGAGCCGTTACCGAAATCACGAGTACTACAGCCGTAGCCAAAGGCAATATCACGTCGTTGGGCAATGTCGGTAAGGTAACAGCCTATGGCCATGTCTGGAGCAAAACAGCGGAGCCGACCTTGCAGACAGGGAAATACACGAATCTCGGCGAAGCGACGGAGACAATGGCGTTCACCAGTGAAATAACCGGATTGGAATCTCACACGATTTACTATATACGAGCTTATGCAACCAACGAAAAGGGAACTGCTTATGGCGAAGAGAATGTATTTACGACTGCAAAAAACGATGTTCGGCTGACAACTTCCGATGTCACCGAGATCGTCCATAACGCAGCGACCTGCGGAGGTGTCATCGCCGACAACGGAGGGCATACGATAGAAGAGCGAGGTGTTTGCTGGAGTACGAAATCGGCTCCGACAGTCGAAGACAATTATACGGTTGCCGATAATGACAAACTGTCGGCTTTGGTTTCCCGGTCGACTCCGTCCTCGGTTAAAACGCGCACGGAGTACGTTACGAGAGCGGAAGATCGCTTTTCATGCCGGATTACCGAATTGGCCAAAGAAACGAACTATTATGTTCGGGCTTATGTTCGAACCTCGGAGGGCAATATATTTTACGGTAATGAAAAACAATTTACAACGACCGAAGAAGTCGCACTCCCGTCGTTGACAGAAATAACCGTATCCAATATTCAGACGACGAGTGCGACCGTCGTCAGCAAAATCGAATCGGACGGCAATTCGGCCATTTCCGAGTGTGGATTCTGCTATTCGAAGGGTGCCGCTCCGACCGTCGAAAGCGGGACGAAGATTGCATGCGATCCCTCTTCGGCCGAACTCGGGAAAAATATTACCGGATTGGAAGAAGGTACGACCTATCATATACGCGCCTATGCCAAAAATGCAATGGGAGTCGCCTATAGCAAAGAGGCGGAATTTACGACGTTGGCCGTCACCGTTCCGAAATTGAGTCCGGTTGTCGTCGAGAACGTCGGCCGGACGACCGCCTATGCTTCGGCAACGATTGCGGAAACAGGGAATGCCTCGATAACCGAATGCGGTTTTTGTTGGGCGACCAATCCCTATCCGACCATATACGACAATAAAGTCCCTTGCGAAGTTGGTAATTCATTCAAAACGAAATTACAAGATCTGCCTTTGCTGACAACGGTTTATGTGCGGGCTTATGCAATCAATTCGAAAGGAACGGGATACAGCGACGACGCATCGTTTACGACGACAGATACGGATATCGATATTTGGGACGGTGTATCGGTGGCTACGAAATTCGGTGGCGGCATGGGAACGGAAAGCGATCCCATCATCATCAATTCGGCAGATCAACTAAGATTATTATTGGATCGAGTATCATCGGGAACAACTTATTCAGGAGTTGTTTTTAAGATGACAACCAATATTGGACTGAATAACCATGCATGGTCGCGCTCTGGAACATTTGCGGGTACGTTTGATGGCAATAATATGCTTTTAACTGGAGTGACGTCATCAATTTTTTCTGCAGTAAGTGGAACCGTGATGAATATCCAAATTAGTGGGACTTCGCAAAATGCTGGTATATGTCTTACAAATACTGGTACAATAACAAATTGTGTCAACGATTGTTTTATAACATCAAACAGTAATAATATCGCTGGTATTTGCTTGTCTAATTCTGGAAAAATTGAAAGTTGCACAAATAAAGGCAAAATTCAGTCAACTGGCTATAACGTGATTACTGGGGGCATTGTTGCAACTAATTCGGACAACGGAATTATTGACGGATGTATAAATTATGGTTCAATTAGTGGAAATGGGATAGTTGGGGGAATAGTTGCTGAGAGCTCAAAATCTGCATCTTCCGGAACTTTTGATTGTGGGCGAATCCAAAACTGTTCTAATTTCGGTATAATTTCAGGTGATGATGCAGGAGGAATCATTGGTTGTGTTGAACTTATTTATACAGGAAGCAATATGGCGGCATCATCAATGAGATTAACATCTTCAATTGCTAATTCTTTCAATTGTGGAGATATAACGGGTAATAATAGAGGCGGCATCTGCGGAAGAATTAAATTATATTGCTGCGCGCACAACAATAGATATGGTAATTATTTCTACTTTAAAACAATCGTGAATGTGTTTAATTGCATCAATAATTCAAATTGCACAATATGTGGACATTATTCTCTTGATTACCCCTCTGGTGGTTACAACTTTAAAGATAGCGACAGCGGGATGTTCCTTTCAGGGACGACATATTGGTTATATGATGTGGCCAATAACATTGGACAAGAATATGCGATAGAGAATGATAAATCTTATGACATAGCACATTGGTACACACGTACTACATCTGGATGTTTTTTGCAAGGAAATTCAACAGATATCGTATCATTGTTGAATAACTGGGTTTCGTCTAATTCTGGTACAACGACCTATAAACGCTGGAAATACGACACGGTCGACGGCTATGCTTGTCCGGTTTTAGAGTAA
- a CDS encoding FISUMP domain-containing protein yields MKKYLFMLLWTACAVACSDSDPAPQPDDEGPTPPPDKEQQVVCGIEKPEEGASVNLAEKLTIAGTGVATVGEIEKVVLKVGGIVVPEVTDVPFEIEYTFPAEQVEGELKLELSVEGDAGATASTEVTVTTYRKEGPAAPVEGTMTDARDGNVYKTVKLADQVWMAENLRYLPEQHDDVSDTEPRYYIWSDYDKDTQLGAEALKVYGAFYNWKAALQGEEPQTSADQAPIRGVCPEGWHIPSQAEWQQLAQYVLDADMAAVGSNGEVDETAIAKALAMDYPDDELMWNLPSMIEGDPQPTWPGIDKSKNNATKFSGIPIGFRSYSFNPADGGVQWDHASYSAGWWSSTQGVMGEGYCAVVRMWSDNQRFATDSNFIGGVGLTVRCLQD; encoded by the coding sequence ATGAAAAAGTATTTGTTCATGCTGCTTTGGACGGCTTGTGCTGTCGCTTGCAGCGACAGTGATCCTGCGCCGCAGCCTGACGACGAAGGGCCGACGCCTCCGCCCGATAAGGAGCAGCAGGTCGTCTGCGGCATCGAGAAGCCCGAAGAGGGTGCTTCGGTCAATCTTGCGGAGAAACTGACGATCGCGGGAACGGGTGTCGCTACGGTCGGCGAGATCGAAAAGGTCGTTTTGAAAGTGGGAGGCATAGTCGTTCCTGAGGTGACCGACGTGCCTTTCGAGATCGAATACACGTTTCCTGCCGAGCAAGTCGAAGGCGAATTGAAGTTGGAGCTGTCGGTAGAGGGCGACGCCGGAGCGACGGCATCGACCGAAGTGACGGTGACGACCTATCGAAAGGAAGGTCCCGCTGCTCCCGTAGAGGGAACCATGACCGATGCCCGCGACGGCAATGTCTACAAGACCGTGAAACTGGCCGATCAGGTGTGGATGGCGGAGAATCTGCGTTATCTGCCCGAACAGCACGACGATGTTTCCGATACGGAGCCGCGCTACTATATCTGGTCCGATTATGATAAGGATACACAACTCGGCGCCGAGGCCCTGAAAGTTTACGGTGCCTTCTATAACTGGAAGGCGGCTCTGCAAGGGGAGGAACCTCAGACGTCGGCCGATCAAGCTCCTATCCGCGGCGTCTGCCCCGAGGGATGGCACATCCCGTCGCAGGCCGAGTGGCAGCAGTTGGCGCAGTACGTGCTCGATGCGGACATGGCGGCGGTCGGCAGCAACGGCGAGGTGGATGAGACGGCCATAGCCAAAGCGCTGGCCATGGATTATCCGGATGATGAGTTGATGTGGAACCTTCCTTCGATGATCGAAGGCGATCCGCAGCCGACGTGGCCCGGTATCGATAAGTCGAAGAACAATGCGACGAAATTCAGCGGGATTCCGATCGGGTTCCGTTCCTACTCGTTCAATCCGGCTGACGGCGGCGTGCAGTGGGATCATGCGTCGTACAGCGCCGGCTGGTGGTCGTCGACCCAGGGAGTGATGGGCGAAGGTTATTGTGCCGTGGTGCGCATGTGGTCGGACAACCAGCGTTTCGCAACGGACTCGAACTTCATCGGGGGCGTGGGCCTTACGGTTCGCTGCTTGCAGGATTGA
- a CDS encoding FISUMP domain-containing protein, protein MMKKLWMLPVLLLAAVACSDDNGGDDVPPPSADQHVTCEISAPADGAEVDMSAKMTIEGDAEIDAGKISKVTLTVGGKVVSDVTSVPFTYDYEFAEDQAAGEFKIALAVEGDAGAKASDEVTVTLKAPEQHLTCTISEPAEGAVFDLGATITIKGDATADIGSVSAAVLKVGGKTIAEVTNVPFTYEYAVAADQAEGALKIELAVEGDKGGSASSEVNVTVKKPAPQPGEGEMVDTRDNHVYRTVKIGDQTWMAENLAYLPSVNKPSATVGATVPLYFVLNYDGEDVAAAKATEEYKKYGVLYNWYGAMDQENAQGGSADAVPSGVQGICPAGWHLPSKAEWQVLEDYVASQLPPVKGNGWYNDLDGEWVFDEDCKNVWSALAGKEGWSDSNASQENPDLANGPRDTFGFNGIPAGQCWQTGSFSLSESSATFWTTDMQTQGSGYVVLNNLQYGLEYSKFGTQPQRGYSVRCLKD, encoded by the coding sequence ATGATGAAAAAACTGTGGATGCTTCCTGTTTTGTTGCTGGCGGCGGTCGCTTGCAGCGACGACAATGGCGGAGACGACGTACCCCCCCCCTCTGCTGATCAGCATGTGACGTGCGAAATTTCGGCACCTGCCGACGGTGCAGAGGTCGATATGTCTGCAAAGATGACGATCGAGGGCGATGCGGAGATCGATGCAGGGAAAATCTCGAAAGTGACATTGACCGTAGGCGGCAAGGTCGTGAGCGACGTTACGTCTGTACCTTTTACTTATGATTATGAATTTGCGGAGGATCAGGCCGCGGGTGAGTTCAAGATCGCATTGGCGGTCGAAGGCGACGCGGGTGCGAAAGCTTCGGACGAGGTAACGGTTACGCTCAAAGCGCCCGAACAGCATCTTACCTGTACGATTTCGGAGCCGGCCGAGGGGGCGGTTTTCGACCTCGGGGCGACGATTACGATCAAAGGCGATGCGACGGCCGATATCGGCTCGGTCTCTGCGGCTGTATTGAAGGTCGGCGGCAAGACGATCGCGGAGGTGACGAACGTGCCGTTTACTTATGAATACGCTGTTGCGGCCGACCAAGCCGAAGGGGCGTTGAAAATCGAGCTGGCGGTCGAAGGCGACAAGGGCGGCAGCGCCTCGTCGGAGGTGAATGTAACGGTCAAGAAACCTGCACCTCAGCCCGGTGAAGGCGAAATGGTCGACACGCGCGACAACCATGTTTATCGCACCGTGAAGATCGGCGATCAGACGTGGATGGCCGAAAATCTGGCCTATCTCCCCTCCGTGAATAAACCGTCGGCCACCGTGGGGGCTACCGTCCCGCTTTACTTCGTGCTGAATTACGACGGCGAGGATGTGGCGGCGGCCAAAGCGACGGAGGAGTATAAAAAATACGGCGTTCTCTACAACTGGTACGGAGCCATGGATCAGGAGAATGCACAGGGCGGCAGCGCCGATGCCGTTCCGAGCGGTGTCCAGGGGATCTGCCCCGCCGGCTGGCACCTTCCCAGCAAGGCCGAATGGCAGGTTTTGGAGGATTATGTAGCTTCGCAGTTGCCGCCGGTGAAAGGAAACGGCTGGTATAATGACTTGGACGGAGAGTGGGTGTTCGACGAAGACTGCAAGAATGTCTGGTCGGCACTGGCGGGTAAGGAAGGTTGGAGCGACTCGAATGCTTCGCAGGAGAATCCCGATCTGGCGAACGGGCCTCGCGATACGTTCGGGTTCAACGGCATCCCTGCCGGACAATGCTGGCAGACCGGTTCGTTCAGCCTTTCGGAGTCGTCGGCGACTTTCTGGACGACGGATATGCAGACGCAGGGTAGCGGATATGTCGTGCTCAACAACTTGCAGTACGGTCTCGAATATTCTAAATTCGGTACGCAGCCTCAGCGCGGTTATTCCGTGCGCTGTCTGAAAGACTGA
- a CDS encoding HdeD family acid-resistance protein — translation MKTNVFVRDSRHVKYWWVSLIAGLLSILVGVLCLVTPDATLVALSMLFIAVLLVDGIMDIVLAASNSDMLRGWGWMLVTGIMELLLAIMLMVMPIGSVVGTLIYVVGFWILFRAFWALGEAYEFRRYTDGSWLIILAVLAIIFSFFFLVSPAWNGLFIVSMISLAFFAYGIYRITHAFALRSLEKE, via the coding sequence ATGAAAACAAATGTCTTTGTTCGGGACAGCCGCCATGTCAAATACTGGTGGGTGTCGTTGATTGCCGGTCTGCTTTCGATCCTGGTCGGCGTACTCTGTCTGGTGACGCCCGACGCGACGCTCGTCGCACTGTCGATGCTGTTTATCGCCGTGCTGCTCGTCGACGGAATTATGGATATCGTGCTGGCCGCCTCCAACAGCGATATGCTGCGCGGTTGGGGCTGGATGCTCGTGACGGGAATCATGGAACTTTTGCTGGCGATTATGCTGATGGTCATGCCCATCGGGTCGGTCGTGGGGACGCTGATCTATGTCGTCGGTTTCTGGATTCTGTTCCGTGCTTTCTGGGCGTTGGGCGAAGCCTATGAGTTCCGGCGCTATACTGACGGCAGTTGGCTGATTATTCTGGCCGTGCTGGCGATTATCTTTTCGTTTTTCTTTCTCGTCAGCCCTGCGTGGAACGGCCTGTTCATCGTTTCGATGATCTCTCTGGCCTTCTTCGCCTACGGAATTTATCGTATTACGCATGCGTTTGCCCTTCGCTCTCTGGAAAAAGAGTAG
- a CDS encoding SDR family oxidoreductase — protein sequence MDFFKGKTVVVTGASSGIGRALAEYFAAAGANAVLGARHEDALREIVGRIGAAGGHAAYAVCDVTREADCKRLIDTAVDTFGGVDVLICNAGISMRALFDEVDLAVLHKLMDVNFWGCVNCTKYALPYIQRVRGSIVGVSSVAGIHGLPGRTGYSASKYAMTGFLETIRIENRKKGVHVMIACPGFTASNVRFSALTADGSQQGETPREEGKMMTAEEVARIIARAVVRRKRLCLMEFQGRATHFVKKFWPSLLDRLFYWYMSKEPDSPFK from the coding sequence ATGGATTTTTTTAAGGGAAAAACCGTGGTCGTGACCGGCGCTTCGTCGGGAATCGGCCGGGCACTGGCCGAATATTTCGCTGCTGCGGGCGCCAATGCGGTGCTCGGGGCGCGGCATGAAGATGCGTTGAGGGAGATTGTCGGCCGGATCGGTGCGGCGGGCGGACACGCCGCCTATGCCGTGTGCGACGTGACGCGCGAGGCCGATTGCAAGCGACTGATCGACACGGCGGTCGATACGTTCGGCGGGGTGGATGTGTTGATCTGCAATGCCGGCATTTCGATGCGCGCCTTGTTCGACGAGGTCGATCTGGCGGTGTTGCACAAGTTGATGGATGTAAATTTCTGGGGCTGCGTCAATTGTACGAAGTATGCGCTTCCCTATATCCAGAGGGTGCGCGGTTCGATCGTGGGCGTGTCGTCGGTTGCCGGGATTCACGGGCTGCCGGGCCGTACCGGTTACTCGGCTTCGAAGTATGCGATGACGGGCTTTTTGGAGACGATCCGTATCGAGAATCGCAAGAAGGGCGTGCACGTGATGATCGCTTGTCCGGGCTTTACGGCTTCGAACGTGCGCTTTTCGGCACTTACGGCCGACGGCTCGCAGCAGGGCGAGACGCCCCGCGAGGAGGGCAAGATGATGACGGCCGAAGAGGTGGCCCGTATCATCGCCCGTGCGGTCGTGCGGCGCAAGCGCTTGTGCCTGATGGAATTTCAGGGACGTGCCACGCATTTCGTCAAGAAATTCTGGCCGTCGCTGCTCGACAGGCTCTTCTATTGGTATATGTCCAAGGAGCCCGATTCGCCTTTCAAGTAG